The following are encoded in a window of Amycolatopsis lexingtonensis genomic DNA:
- a CDS encoding low temperature requirement protein A: MTEQPSRPEIRVWRRPMRSRDRGEHHRVATPLELLFDLCFVVAVGQAAAQLHHALAEGHTGHGVVSFAMVFFAIWWGWLNFSWFASAFDTDDVPYRLATLVQIAGGLTVAAAVSSAFEGDFRLMVAGYVLMRLALVVQWLRAARSDPSCRPAALRYAAGITGVQLLWVAFLWVPHGAQVAAFVVFAVLEMAVPVWAERRQGTTWHPHHIAERYGLFTLIVLGEVILSATNALKEGTAEPGHLGALISLAAAALVLVFSMWWLYFDRPGHARLVRRPTMFTSMSWGYGHYFIFGSAAAVGAGLEVAVAYDTGKLHLGGVAAALPTTVPVAVFLLSVWLLHIGPTNECRPIAIGFPVTAVLVLAASFTPAPIHVTAVLAAALVALTVVATHGEPQPG, encoded by the coding sequence ATGACCGAGCAGCCGTCGCGGCCGGAGATCCGGGTGTGGCGCCGCCCCATGCGATCCCGCGACCGCGGTGAGCACCACCGCGTCGCGACGCCGCTGGAACTCCTGTTCGACCTCTGTTTCGTGGTCGCCGTCGGCCAGGCGGCCGCGCAGCTGCACCACGCGCTCGCCGAAGGCCACACCGGCCACGGCGTCGTGTCGTTCGCGATGGTGTTCTTCGCGATCTGGTGGGGCTGGCTGAACTTCAGCTGGTTCGCCTCGGCGTTCGACACCGACGACGTGCCGTACCGGCTGGCGACGCTCGTGCAGATCGCCGGCGGGCTGACCGTGGCGGCGGCGGTGTCGAGCGCCTTCGAAGGCGACTTCCGGCTGATGGTCGCCGGCTACGTCCTGATGCGGCTCGCCCTGGTGGTCCAGTGGCTGCGCGCCGCGCGGTCCGACCCGTCGTGCCGGCCGGCCGCGCTGCGGTACGCGGCCGGGATCACGGGGGTCCAGCTGCTGTGGGTCGCGTTCCTGTGGGTGCCACACGGTGCCCAGGTGGCCGCGTTCGTCGTGTTCGCCGTCCTGGAGATGGCCGTGCCGGTGTGGGCGGAACGCCGGCAGGGGACGACGTGGCACCCGCACCACATCGCCGAGCGGTACGGCCTGTTCACCCTGATCGTGCTCGGCGAGGTGATCCTCAGCGCGACGAACGCGCTCAAGGAGGGGACCGCCGAGCCGGGCCACCTCGGCGCGCTGATCTCGCTGGCCGCAGCCGCGCTCGTCCTGGTGTTCTCGATGTGGTGGCTGTACTTCGACCGCCCGGGCCACGCGCGGCTCGTCCGCCGCCCGACCATGTTCACGTCGATGAGCTGGGGCTACGGCCACTACTTCATCTTCGGCTCGGCCGCGGCGGTCGGCGCGGGGCTCGAGGTGGCGGTCGCCTACGACACGGGGAAGCTGCACCTGGGCGGGGTGGCCGCGGCGCTGCCGACCACGGTGCCGGTCGCGGTGTTCCTGCTGAGCGTGTGGCTGCTGCACATCGGCCCGACCAACGAGTGCCGCCCGATCGCCATCGGTTTCCCGGTGACGGCGGTCCTCGTCCTGGCCGCGTCCTTCACGCCGGCGCCCATCCACGTCACCGCGGTGCTGGCGGCCGCGCTCGTCGCGCTGACGGTCGTCGCGACGCACGGGGAGCCCCAGCCGGGCTGA